A region from the Maniola jurtina chromosome 20, ilManJurt1.1, whole genome shotgun sequence genome encodes:
- the LOC123875902 gene encoding uncharacterized protein LOC123875902, producing MTRETDRSLRFVVDTVTKNLRALSSLGQATEHWDLMIIHMICSKLDPRTLTKWEEMRNSLDDIPTLTQFNKFLTDRADILETLNRNRLERSKTSFTSSRPATGQNSITSNQTKSFTSLTPNNNAKGCVICKGDHRIYDCAKFKAKSIEQRKADVQRLKLCVNCLRLGHNQRNCRLGPCRKCKKFHNSFLCEQTAPSNSNSNDSTNTTETIVNFSRQPVNQVILSTAIVEVTNPKINKSLKVRALLDCGSQSSFLTNRLKDILGLESQPINKINVVGIGNNSSNFITESCIAHISSIHQDYNVALTCYILKELTGSIPAAPMNLQGFKIPNNLKLADPNFDISSSIDVLIGADLFWDVLGNDTLTLGPSFPKLRNTKFGWIIAGPIYTNVNMSNKIQCNKSILKQNEETESLRELLPKFWNIEEIPNKTCLTKSEKACEQHFVSNTTRLSSGRFCVQLPLIDTPDCLGDSYTMAKQRFLNLEKRFRRNPQIKEQYVEFIREYAALGHLEVLPITKPPELSYFLCHHAVFKETSESTKIRVVYDGSAPTPSGYALNDILMAGPNIQDSLFAILIRARQYKFLLTADIEKMYRQIALHDDNQNLQLILWREHESEPIKILRLKTVTYGLASSSFLSTRCLWQLGHECTDKSIETIIKNDFYVDDLITGANTEDELIHIQNSVSNTLKSGCFNLRKYRSNSKSILNAINPEEKLSISSSTSTLGLGWTPGNDKLQISFQIPDKSSKVTKRLILSFTFKIFDPLGLISPCVILPKMLLQSLWLQKIDWDDPVPRDIQHAWDEFSNILPSLANFEVPRNVLCDNPTTIELHSFSDASQGAYGTCIYIRSINNEGISVNLLCSKSKVSPMKPTTIPRLELCGALLAGKLSKTVVESLRCSVSRQVHWCDSTVVLGWLNTNCRKLKTFVANRVVEISETTDISSWRYVPTALNPADYISRGITPMDIVSRQMWWHGPEFLQKPESEWPVLPSQRIEENLPETKSLSAAVVDIPDSIIEFERYSKLSKLQRTFAYIKRFIHNLRHKTNKLTGSLSLEELNDAFSNLCAIAQEQSFPKEFKLLASGKPISNNSNIISLTPFFDKDAKLIRVGGRIDNSNYDFNKKHPILLHSSHHLTKLIFKQYHLRHMHAGPQLLLASIRESLWPVNGRHLARNTFHNCVTCKRHQGKAIYPIMGNLPIQRITPDFPFKTVGIDFAGPFYISNKKGRGSRVIKAYLCLFVCLRFKCLHLEAVSDLTKEGFLQALRRFSSRRGKPAEIFCDNAGNFVAAAKEIGNFLKANKQTIIDSATEEQIKFIFSHTYSSHFGGIFEAGVKSAKYHIRRVMGNTHLNFEELGTLFTQVEAILNSRPLCPLTSNPTDYLSLTPGHFLIGRPLTSLPSPPLQDYNPNRLRRYERLEQIRQHFWQRWQKEYIAELQQRSKWRTNSAKLKEGDLVLLIEDNLPPLCWKLGRVSRLFPGSDGVSRVAEVTTSKGTFRRPYVKLCPLLTCVDPES from the coding sequence ATGACACGCGAGACTGATCGTTCATTACGCTTTGTGGTGGACACAGTTACTAAGAACTTACGTGCATTGTCCAGTTTGGGTCAAGCTACTGAACATTGGGACTTAATGATAATTCATATGATTTGCTCAAAATTAGATCCACGTACACTTACTAAGTGGGAAGAGATGCGAAATTCTTTGGACGATATACCCACACTTACACAATTTAACAAATTTTTAACAGATCGCGCAGACATTTTAGAGACACTTAATCGCAATAGATTGGAGAGGTCTAAGACATCATTCACCTCTTCACGCCCTGCTACAGGTCAGAATTCTATCACTAGCAATCAAACAAAATCTTTTACTTCACTAACTCCAAATAACAATGCTAAAGGTTGCGTTATATGCAAAGGTGACCACAGAATATATGATTGCGCTAAGTTCAAGGCCAAAAGTATAGAACAAAGAAAGGCTGACGTACAGCGACTAAAACTGTGCGTAAATTGCCTCAGATTAGGCCATAATCAGCGCAACTGTAGGCTTGGTCCTTGTCGTAAGTGCAAGAAgtttcataatagttttttgtgTGAGCAAACAGCACCGTCTAATTCCAATAGCAATGATTCTACAAACACTACTGAAACAATAGTAAATTTTTCTAGACAACCAGTAAATCAAGTCATATTGTCTACAGCCATAGTCGAAGTTACCAAtcctaaaataaacaaatcattAAAGGTCCGCGCTTTATTAGATTGCGGAAGTCAATCATCATTTTTAACCAATCGTTTGAAAGACATTCTAGGTCTCGAGTCACAgcctattaataaaattaacgttGTAGGTATTGGCAACAACTCTTCAAATTTCATCACTGAGAGTTGCATTGCACATATTAGTTCAATACACCAAGATTATAACGTTGCTTTGACTTGCTATATACTCAAAGAGTTGacaggttcgattcctgctGCTCCTATGAATTTACaaggttttaaaattccaaataaTTTGAAACTTGCAGATCCTAATTTTGACATTTCTTCGTCCATCGATGTCCTCATTGGTGCAGACCTCTTCTGGGATGTCCTAGGTAATGATACACTTACCTTAGGTCCAAGTTTTCCAAAATTAAGAAACACAAAGTTTGGCTGGATAATTGCCGGTCCAATTTATACAAATGTCAATATGTCCAACAAAATTCAATGTAATAAGTCAATACTAAAACAAAATGAAGAAACAGAAAGTCTACGTGAACTATTACCAAAATTCTGGAACATTGAAGAGATTCCAAACAAAACATGCCTTACTAAATCAGAAAAGGCCTGTGAACAACATTTTGTATCCAATACCACTCGATTATCAAGTGGAAGGTTTTGTGTTCAACTTCCACTCATTGATACACCAGATTGTTTAGGTGATTCCTATACCATGGCTAAGCAGCGATTTCTAAATTTAGAAAAGCGTTTTAGGAGAAATCCGCAGATCAAAGAACAATACGTCGAATTTATTCGCGAATATGCTGCGCTTGGTCATTTAGAAGTTCTTCCTATAACTAAACCACCTGAACTATCCTATTTTTTGTGTCATCATGCTGTATTCAAGGAGACAAGCGAGTCGACGAAAATTAGAGTCGTCTATGACGGATCTGCCCCTACCCCTTCAGGCTACGCACTCAATGACATTCTGATGGCGGGGCCAAATATCCAAGATTCACTCTTTGCAATATTAATTCGAGCCAGacaatataaatttttactaaCAGCTGACATCGAAAAAATGTATCGGCAAATTGCATTACATGATGATAATCAAAATCTCCAATTAATTTTATGGCGAGAGCATGAATCGGAACCAATTAAAATATTGCGTCTAAAAACCGTAACGTACGGTCTAGCAAGTTCAAGTTTCTTAAGCACACGTTGTCTTTGGCAATTAGGACACGAGTGTACAGACAAATCAATcgaaacaataattaaaaatgatttctATGTCGATGATCTCATTACCGGAGCTAACACCGAGGACGAACTGATACACATTCAAAATTCGGTATCTAATACTCTTAAGTCTGGATGCTTCAACCTTCGGAAATATCGATCTAATTCCAAATCAATTTTGAATGCCATAAATCCAGAAGAAAAATTAAGTATTAGCTCCTCCACTTCCACTTTAGGACTTGGGTGGACTCCGGGGAATGACAAACTTCAGATATCATTCCAGATCCCTGACAAATCATCAAAGGTAACCAAACGTTTAATCTTGTCCTTTACATTCAAAATCTTTGATCCATTGGGTTTGATAAGTCCATGTGTCATTTTACCTAAAATGCTATTGCAGTCTCTGTGGCTTCAAAAAATTGATTGGGATGATCCCGTACCCAGAGACATACAACATGCTTGGGATGAATTTTCCAATATATTGCCAAGTCTTGCAAATTTCGAAGTTCCTCGAAACGTACTTTGTGACAATCCTACAACAATAGAACTTCATTCATTCAGCGATGCTTCACAAGGTGCGTACGGGACTTGCATTTACATACGATCCATCAACAATGAAGGTATCAGCGTAAACTTATTATGCTCTAAATCTAAAGTATCTCCAATGAAACCAACTACAATACCTCGTTTAGAGCTCTGTGGAGCTCTCCTGGCGGGTAAATTATCCAAAACCGTCGTCGAATCTCTTCGATGCTCGGTTTCGCGTCAGGTGCACTGGTGTGACTCCACAGTGGTTCTTGGATGGCTTAATACTAACTgtcgaaaattgaaaacattcgTGGCGAATAGGGTCGTGGAGATATCCGAAACAACTGATATATCTTCATGGCGCTACGTGCCCACTGCACTTAATCCTGCAGACTATATTTCTAGGGGCATTACTCCTATGGATATAGTATCTAGGCAGATGTGGTGGCATGGTCCCGAGTTCTTGCAAAAACCAGAATCAGAATGGCCTGTTCTTCCATCACAACGCATTGAGGAGAACCTACCAGAAACTAAAAGCCTTTCAGCTGCGGTAGTAGACATTCCAGATTCTATTATAGAATTTGAACGTTActcaaaattatcaaaattacaAAGAACTTTTGCATACATAAAACGGTTTATTCATAACCTACGACACAAAACAAATAAACTCACAGGCAGTTTATCCTTAGAAGAATTAAATGATGCATTTTCAAATCTTTGTGCCATAGCTCAAGAACAATCTTTTCCAAAGGAATTTAAATTATTAGCAAGTGGAAAGCCAATtagcaataattctaatattatatcattgacACCTTTCTTTGATAAGGATGCTAAATTAATAAGAGTTGGTGGCAGAATTGACAATTCTAACTATGATTTCAACAAAAAACATCCTATTTTGCTACACTCAAGTCATCATCttactaaattaattttcaaacaatACCACCTTCGTCATATGCATGCTGGACCACAGCTATTGCTTGCATCAATCCGTGAATCATTATGGCCAGTTAACGGCAGACACCTTGCTAGAAACACATTTCACAACTGCGTAACATGCAAGCGCCATCAAGGGAAGGCAATCTATCCCATAATGGGTAACTTACCCATCCAAAGAATTACACCTGACTTTCCATTCAAAACTGTGGGAATAGACTTTGCTGGTCCATTCTATATCTCTAACAAGAAGGGTCGTGGGTCCAGAGTCATCAAAGCATATTTGTGTTTATTCGTATGCCTAAGATTCAAATGTTTACATTTAGAAGCTGTCAGTGACCTAACCAAAGAAGGTTTTTTACAAGCGCTACGCCGATTTTCGTCTAGACGTGGAAAACCTGCGGAAATTTTTTGCGATAACGCGGGAAATTTTGTCGCGGCAGCCAAGgaaataggcaattttttaaagGCCAATAAACAAACTATCATTGACTCTGCAACTGAAGAACAAATTAAATTCATATTCTCACACACGTATAGTTCCCACTTTGGTGGCATTTTTGAGGCTGGTGTCAAATCCGCTAAATACCACATCCGTCGCGTCATGGGTAACACCCATCTAAATTTTGAAGAATTAGGAACATTATTCACTCAAGTTGAAGCTATTTTAAATAGTAGACCTTTATGTCCCCTGACATCCAATCCTACCGACTACCTCTCCTTAACTCCGGGGCACTTTCTGATAGGGCGTCCACTTACTTCGTTGCCATCACCTCCGCTACAAGATTACAATCCAAATCGCCTTCGACGCTATGAAAGACTCGAACAAATTCGCCAGCACTTTTGGCAGCGATGGCAAAAGGAATACATCGCAGAACTTCAGCAGCGATCAAAATGGAGAACAAATTCTGCAAAACTAAAAGAAGGAGATCTAGTACTTCTAATAGAGGACAACTTACCTCCACTATGCTGGAAGCTAGGAAGAGTTTCCCGATTATTTCCTGGATCAGATGGAGTATCACGCGTCGCTGAAGTAACTACATCCAAAGGCACCTTCAGAAGACCATACGTAAAACTTTGTCCACTACTTACCTGTGTTGATCCAGAAAGTTGA